The genomic region GATGGGGTTGATATAAGAAGATTGCAATTAAAATGGATCAGAGGAAAAATGGGTCTTGTTAGTCAAGAACATGCATTATTTGGGACATCAATAAGGGAAAATATAATGTTTGGGAAGCTAGATGCTACGATGGATGAAGTCATGGCTGCTGCCATGGCTGCAAATGCCCATAATTTCGTAAGACAGCTTCCGGAAGGGTTTGAAACAAAGGTGAGTGTTAAGCATCAAAACTCGTGCTTAGAAAGTTTGTGAAATTTGTTGTGTGtatgttcttttctttaatcaaATCATGAAGTATTCAAGTCTAACTTCTAACATCAACAGATTGGCGAACGCGGAGCACTTTTGTCAGGAGGACAAAAGCAGCGAATTGCTATTGCCAGAGCCATTATCAAGAACCCTGTGATTCTCCTACTTGATGAAGCAACAAGTGCTCTTGACTCCGAATCAGAAACACTGGTCCAAAATGCACTTGATCAGGCCTCCATGGGAAGAACCACTCTGGTAATTAATTTGACTGCTTTCACCGGTTAATCTTAAttactttaatttcttttcataacGATGAAATGCCAGATTCAACTGACGAGTgatgaaaattatatttgtttctttgaaTTCTGCTTTGTGACAGAATGTGATTACATATTCTTATTAACCTCATCATTTTTCAATAGTCGATTCCTTTTGAAAAGTGCCCTTAAGGAAAGCAGTATAtgataatttcaatttaatcaatttttctaCATACTTTCCGTGCATACTTCTCTTAAAACACCCTGTCCAACATCTTTCCTCTTTATTGTTCATTGCGTTTCAGAAATAGCAAATATGAGTTGTCTTTGCTATGCTACCAAAAAAAGGTTTCCGTTTTATATTTCTTGTCccattttgcttttgttttttcttttttggccgTGACTTTCACTTTATCAAGGTTGTGTTGGTTTGACTCAAAAAatccaataaaaataattagtaaAATGAAACAGATGCTGTAACTAGATTAACAGGCTTAAACAAAGTGTGCTAGCTAGTGTGCAATTAGATTCAGGATTTCATTCTAGTTTAATTTCCAAAGTCCTAATCCATATGTGAGTAGGGTATTGATTGGGGTTGGAATTAACAAAACCttattttcttcctctaattAACTAGAATTCCAATTTGATCAGGTTGTTGCCCACAAGCTCTCCACTATTCGAAATGCAGACCTCATTGCAGTGGTTAATAATGGTTGTATCATTGAAATGGGATCGCACAACGATCTGATAAGCATGAACAACGGACACTATGCCCAACTTGCAAAGCTACAAAGACAATTCAGCTGCGATGACCATGAACAAAATCCTGAAACACGCCTTTCTTCTGTTGGAAGAATGAGTACAGGCAGGCTAAGCACAGCCAAATCAAGCCCAGCTCTCTTTGCCACACCAGTGCACATTGAAAGTCCAAAAAAACCAGTATCTCATCCCCCTCCTTCTTTCTCTCGCCTTCTCTCTTTAAATTCCCCTGAATGGAAGCAAGGTTTGGTTGGTAGCCTCTCTGCTATAGCTTTTGGCGCAGTCCAACCTGTCTATGCCTTAACAGTTGGTGGCATGATTTCAGCCTTTTTTGCAAAAAGCCACCAAGAAATGCAGGCTCGAATTCGTACTTATGCTTTGATATTTTCTTCACTCACCTTGTTCTCCATCATTCTGAATCTTATTCAGCATTATAATTTTGCTTATATGGGTGAGCGGCTAACCAGGAGAATCCGAAAGAGAATGCTAGAAAAAATGTTGTCCTTTGAAGCTGCTTGGTTTGATGAAGAGAAAAACTCTAGTGGAGCCTTATGTTCTAGTTTGAGCAATCAGGCTTCTATGGTTAAGACTCTTGTTGCAGACAGAATTTCATTGTTAGTTCAAACTACTTCGGCTGTCACCATCGCAATGATTATAGGACTAATTGTTGCTTGGAAGTTAGCGGTAGTCATGATTGCAGTCCAACCTCTCACAATTCTATGTTTCTACACTCGAAAAGTTCTGCTTTCTAGTATTTCAACTAATTTTGTTAAGGCACAAAATCAAAGTACTCAGATAGCGGTGGAAGCAGTCTATAATCATAAAATTGTGACTTCATTTGGGAGCATTGGTAAGGTTCTTCAACTTTTCGATAAGGCTCAAGAGGAACCAAGGAAAGAGGCAAGGAAAATATCATGGCTTGCAGGAATTGGCATGGGGTCTGCTCATTGCTTAACCTTTATGTCATGGGCTTTGGATTTCTGGTATGGAGGTAGGTTAGTTGAAAAGGGAGAGATATCAGCAGGGGATGTGTTTAAGACATTCTTTGTCTTGGTGAGCACTGGAAAGGTCATAGCTGATGCCGGAAGCATGACCTCTGATCTAGCCAAGGGCTCAACCGCAGTGGCATCTGTTTTTGAGATCCTTGACCGGCAATCCTCAATTCCAGGGTCTCAAGTAAGTAGACTGTTTCCTAGTCAACTGAATTGAAGTCCGTTTAAATTACAACATAAATTTTGCTTGAATTAATCTGTTTTACAATTGTATTAGGGAGAAGATGGCAACAGTGGAACGAAGTTGGAAAGAATTACCGGAAAGATTGAGCTGAAGAAGGTAGATTTTGCATATCCAAGCAGGCCGGAGACACTAGTTTTACGCCAATTTAGCTTGGAATTGAAACCAGGCACTAGTGTTGGACTAGTTGGGAAAAGTGGATGTGGAAAATCAACTGTGATTGGACTAATTCAGAGATTTTATGATGTTGAAATGGGGTCCGTGAAAGTAGATGGTATCGACATAAGAGAACTTGATGTTCAATGGTACAGGAGGCAAATGGCGCTTGTCAGCCAAGAACCAGTAATTTATTCTGGCAGCATCCGGGATAACATTGTGTTTGGAAAGCTTGATGCATCTGAGAATGAAGTTGTGGAGGCAGCTAGAGCTGCAAATGCTCACGAATTTGTCTCGTAAGCTGTTTTCAGTTTCTAGCAGGCCATTGCATGAATGGCAATGTAACCTTGAAATGTGCTAATAACTCTGGTTTGCGTTGAATTTGTTGTGTAGGGCATTGAAGGACGGATACGAGACAGAATGTGGGGAAAGAGGAGTTCAATTATCAGGAGGGCAAAAACAAAGAATAGCCATTGCTAGAGCTATAATTCGGAACCCAAGAATTCTTTTACTAGATGAGGCAACCAGCGCTCTTGACGTGCAATCTGAGCAAGTTGTTCAAGAAGCATTGGATAGAACCATGGTCGGAAGGACCACAGTTGTGATAGCTCATCGGcttaacacaataaaaaaagtagACTTAATTGCTTTTGTTGCCGATGGGAAGGTGGTGGAGCGAGGCACCTACGCTCAGCTCAGGAACCACCAAGGAGCATTCTCCAAGCTTGCTAGCCTTCAAACATAATTTGTACTTGTTCACTCTTCAAGGCTGGAATATGCCGCTAGCTAGCAGTTAGACGGTGTTCCTTAGAGCTACCTAGCCACTCACTCTTGGATTAAACTTAAAAAGAGATCTCCTGGTTGTCTATAATGCAGAAAATTGCACAAAAATGGAGCTGTGAATATATCCAAACATGGGAAATGTGTTTATAGATTCATATCAGATCGATGGTGTTTAACTTGACCCATGATATAGCAGTGATATATTGTATCATGTATAAGTAAGATTTATCAACcattgtatatatatgaacaaGTCTGTGTCATTTTAACTTTCAAAACAATTCaaactataaaaataaaaaaaatgatattgctCAATTTTAGCATTCatgtaacaaaaaaaaaagatcattttttttagcttttaaaaattaagtgttttaaaaaataatcatctttttaatttcaaactatttttaattaaaagaaaaaatttttgaacaaaattacccttaatgaaaATTCCTCATATTCcaacacaaaaaaaatgttatttttttcaaaaagaaaaaaattaacactACCACTACTTGAGAACAATGACACAAAAATGTAAAAGCTAACAACCAAATATtgaaagtataaaaaaaagatgaaaaggaagaaagaaaggtcATTAATTATGATAACCATCCTCCTATACACACAAACGAAtaaatggagaaaaaaaaaaagagaagtggAGATatagttattttgttttatgatgagttttttgtttttcttttctttaattggtAGGGTTGCTCCGAAAAAATCCCAAAGCCTTGATAACTGCAAGCTTAAGGATGTACTGATGTTATGCAAATGTTGCAAAAGCTCCGACGAAGGGACCAACCCAGAaaacttagaaaaaaaatattgttacacattatgttcaaaaaaatattgttacacATCATATTTAACTCTAAAAGTTTATgtcttataaaatataaagatagaAACTAAGTTACACGTCATATTGAAAAACAAATCgttacattgaaaaaaaaagttaatacaCATCATGTTTAAACTGTTTAACTTTAAAAGTTTATATtctagtaaaataaaaaaataaagaccaAGTTACACAACatgtggaaaaaaaaattgttacacaccatgttaaaaaaaaaaaagttattacacACCATATTTAAGTTTCAGCACCAGATGTTACAGACCAGGTCAAAGCAAAAGATATTACACGTCAAAGTCAAAACTTCAATACCAAATATTACAAGTTAAAGCCAAAGCTTCAATACCAGATGTTATATATCAAGGTCAAAGTTTTAACACTAAATATTACATGCCAAAGCTTCCTTCATCCCACTGATATTACATGTCAAGGCATAAATCACTTTGTTACATGACAAAACTTGTTCTACCAGACTTGAATCGCTGAAAAACTCAACAACGATAAATCCAAAAACCTGTTGTTACTCATCATACCATGCTTTTTTATCTGTAGATCAACAATAGAGGGTTttgtaaatataaatttgaagtTCAATCTCCAGAATTACTAGGTCATGGATAGGGGATCTTGTTCAACCTTCATCTTGCTTGATAAAAGCTTTTATGCGCTATGGTTCTTGGCTAGCCAATCTAATggggaaattttttttgtcttcgtttttttctcttatgttcttttttcaatttttggagGATCTTCActatcaattatttttttattttcaatttctttcataaaagttgtagcttttgttttttttaaaaaaaactaataaatttaagaatatATTGTTATCTTTCCTGCTTTTTGTGACAAGATAACAAAAGATaagcaaaaagaaatgatgatggtgataaaatttgaaagagcTTAAACACAATAGACTAATGGCAGGAGAGAAAAATTGTGagcattttatttgtttgaaataattttaaaagaattttgttATGTTATGttaaaattggataaaaacagttaaatttatattgaatGCTATTTCCAAAATGTGTTTatgaaaaaagttattttttataatttttttcatgaaaaagtaTATTCAAAtgacaaaatatatatatatatatatatatattaaagatTGAACAAGGAAAGATTATTTCGTATATGCTCTATATGTAGTTGATCATGGGGCAGGAATAATATGCCTGATGAGATGCAAGGTCCTTCATACCTGAAAATGACAAaaccaatatttttattttttatgcaaagaggaagagaaaaaccTCATCAAACAAGATTTTGAGAGATCCATTTACAATTATCTAAGCTTTTGCTGGTATTTGATCGAATTTGGGTCTCAGGAATAGGCCTGCTTTCGAGTTAATTGGGTTATGTTGCGTGGACTTTTAACTTGGGTTTGGGTTCAGACTTCAGATGAAGCGTCCCGATTGCCCACATGTAAGTGCCAGCCAGCCCTTCTATTTCTTTccatacttaaaaaaaaaaaaatctccaGGCCTTTTCGTTGCATTCTTTTATTCACTTTCTATACTTTGTTCATTTTTCGGGTcgtaaataaaaatatatggagtaattatttttattcaaataaatatgaagacgattaaaaaaataaatgtgtacatttttaattattttatataaaataattataattttttgagaAAGGAAACTCTTTATTCACACATTAAAAGGATTATTTTGTTCATCGTTAATTTTACAAATTGCTTCATCTTAGTGAATAAAGTTTCACACTCTTTCGAATGAGAATTAAGTCACCTTCCAAGTCTCGATAACTTCAGACCATTGCTGTGTAGGATTTTCGAGAGTTCTTATTAGGTACTATGATTTAATCACCAAGTGCAAATCACCATGAATTTTAAGATGATCACCTCGTACCAAATGCCACGTAGTAGCATGAAtagattttattctttatacAAATAGTGGTTATTCACTTAGAATATGAGCTATGTAATATTCATAGGTGCATTtggattttatctttttaaaataatattagcccatattattaaatattttactatGCATCTTAAAATAATACATCTATATATGTTAGAATGTAATGCAATATTACGATTGAAAAATATTCATGATGAATTCTTTGCTAtattaaaaagttgaaaaataatttgattatatctgtcaaaatatgttttaataGACTATAATTTTATACATTGTCCATGAAGTTTTTAAGTTTCacaagtaaaattaaaatgttatcacatgtcatttttattatattaatttattaatttttaaaaatatatttgaatgaGATATATGATAATTCTCTAATCTCGATGACAGagtttaaaacatttttaattattattttaaagtcaataattatttatgttaaaaatttataaactttaatttatgATGTATCACATAGGCTCAAAGTTAGTTAGCTATATGCTTATAATTTAGAATTTAGATGCAGTAATAAAACTTCATACCACGTGAGGCAAATTAGTTCTTAGTCGTTGAGTAAGACAAGGACTGCATATTCCATCCAAACCAGACaaattgagagagagagagagagagagacagagacgAAATCTAATTGAGGGAA from Theobroma cacao cultivar B97-61/B2 chromosome 9, Criollo_cocoa_genome_V2, whole genome shotgun sequence harbors:
- the LOC18588519 gene encoding putative ABC transporter B family member 8; amino-acid sequence: MGSPEKNETEKGEMGAKEIRKHNVGIIFRYADWVDILLMVLGTFGAIGDGMSTNWLIVFAGRIMNSMGYGNTQQNNNNFMEEVEKCSIYFTYLGLAAMVVAFMEGYCWSKTSERQVLKIRYKYLEAILRQEVGFFDSQEATTSEVINSISKDTSLIQEVLSEKVPIFVMNSSAFISGLAFSAYLSWRLAIVVFPALLLLIIPGIIYGKYLLYLCKKASKEYSKANTIVEQALSSIKTVYSFTAERSIVERYSAILDRTIKLGLKQGMAKGLAVGSTGVSFAIWAFLAWYGSHLVMYKGESGGRIYAAGVSFILGGLCLGVALADLKYFTEATIAATRIFARIDRTPEIDSEDTKGIVLDTIRGDIEFDHVKFIYPSRPDSVVLKDFNLKVEAGKTVALVGASGSGKSTAIALVQRFYDANDGAVKIDGVDIRRLQLKWIRGKMGLVSQEHALFGTSIRENIMFGKLDATMDEVMAAAMAANAHNFVRQLPEGFETKIGERGALLSGGQKQRIAIARAIIKNPVILLLDEATSALDSESETLVQNALDQASMGRTTLVVAHKLSTIRNADLIAVVNNGCIIEMGSHNDLISMNNGHYAQLAKLQRQFSCDDHEQNPETRLSSVGRMSTGRLSTAKSSPALFATPVHIESPKKPVSHPPPSFSRLLSLNSPEWKQGLVGSLSAIAFGAVQPVYALTVGGMISAFFAKSHQEMQARIRTYALIFSSLTLFSIILNLIQHYNFAYMGERLTRRIRKRMLEKMLSFEAAWFDEEKNSSGALCSSLSNQASMVKTLVADRISLLVQTTSAVTIAMIIGLIVAWKLAVVMIAVQPLTILCFYTRKVLLSSISTNFVKAQNQSTQIAVEAVYNHKIVTSFGSIGKVLQLFDKAQEEPRKEARKISWLAGIGMGSAHCLTFMSWALDFWYGGRLVEKGEISAGDVFKTFFVLVSTGKVIADAGSMTSDLAKGSTAVASVFEILDRQSSIPGSQGEDGNSGTKLERITGKIELKKVDFAYPSRPETLVLRQFSLELKPGTSVGLVGKSGCGKSTVIGLIQRFYDVEMGSVKVDGIDIRELDVQWYRRQMALVSQEPVIYSGSIRDNIVFGKLDASENEVVEAARAANAHEFVSALKDGYETECGERGVQLSGGQKQRIAIARAIIRNPRILLLDEATSALDVQSEQVVQEALDRTMVGRTTVVIAHRLNTIKKVDLIAFVADGKVVERGTYAQLRNHQGAFSKLASLQT